One window from the genome of Helicobacter pylori encodes:
- a CDS encoding SNF2-related protein — MQKKKPKNPQPNLFSILDNSDIAISNPTEESDKVNEKQDPLPYVVKTQINTASMISRNPIEWAKYLSFEKRIYKDNSKEDVRFFANGEIKESSRVYEANKEGFERRITKRYDLIDTINNKEFFSKEIEILTHTNSLEELKEQGLEIQLIHHNETHQKTLENGNEIAKEYDYLKDIYQEVETTKDGKLIREIVPSISSDEYFKLYNKLSFESINNENTKLNTNANEEIKKLEFELAKEVHALILEQELLSATDYYSWIDKDDYANFAWKISRLINENKLKENHLSADNANKIKQFFFNNGSILGWTKEEQSAMQENTDYSLKSDLLSLEEIAQAKIELQKYYESVYVNGDGNQRDIKPFKEILRDMNNFEKAYQQRYNELVSLNEAIIQAKEGSNERQNYSANNNNLINNTIETNTSNNIIKNNDNNHPNLSLADLELEQQNLGEPNGKERTNRADEPSRARAGIPQEIHRRSEHGGQQEGMERSSDEELSHQDPNLFIEPREQGGTRGVYRSSDQQAVSEKPHRERDRLHEHVFGGDRVSARADGNGASSQANRMENGARSEEKGDNPPNERGIPQPPQSPSHQQNSSRDLGLSLSREQPGQTGRLRLFDHGQVGSLFPTDHENQRSQNNNELDKSSDRANENGDRSPRQNGSANQKGARGERFGIAQGSSNQSVLLPAQSRLHHAGLSAPNGLRNLEQNRDQKRGLLSNLNHLESLLNAIRNNTIASEPDFRSRLLEAIQNNEPLKDSLVGAQLLKDPTTKIFYDKFQLKISPKKVLEILENRIQKSIETTNEALNAFNAPDSQAIDLNAISNSIGLNPTQESGITDNSVELNNAQEQTAQEQDTQENAQTTIKQETQEQETPTTPAIPLNPKIDFKPSEEVLIKGAKTRYKANIKAIRLLKELQTKQEILKGDYYATLKEQEILAQFSGWGALESYFKKDQHPEEFEELKALLTKDEFRRAYLSTRDAYYTPKLVIDSIYQALDRLGFNQNNHQKEIFEPSLGTGKFIAHAPSDKNYRFMGTELDPISANISQFLYPNQVIQNTALENHEFYQEYDAFVGNPPYGNHKIYSSNDKELSNESVHNYFLGKAIKELKDDGIGAFVVSSWFMDAKNPKMREHIAQNATFLGAIRLPNSVFKATGAEVTSDIVFFKKGVEKATNQSFTKAMPYYDKIINSLDDETLFALQNNRFDSFIPSDQLKIVNAVASHFGFKQEKLQRWYEKIDTANFGYREQDYKIIKGFMDKVGENNIHLNEQTLNEYFIHHPENILGHLSLEKTRYSFEINGEQIYKYELQALEDESLDLSQALQQAIEKLPKDVYQYHKTTLKTDALIIDANNERYQEVQKLIKNLERGELVKWDNLYFQLEQNNEMGIFLKPTKINSKVQDSRLKAYFKIKDALNDLTSAELNPLSSDLELENKRAKLNLVYDGFVKKFGYLNENKNRKDIKQDLYGAKVLGLEKDFEKEITPRSAKMQNIEPRQAQAKKAQIFFERTLNPKKELIITNAKEALIASINQKGGLDLHFIRDHFTTQSLETTIKELLEQKLIYKDHKDNGDYVLANDYLSGNVKRKLKEVKEAINQGVEGLEANVKDLELIVPKDLKATEIMAHINSPWIPTQYLEEFLIELSANHYEKQYGDKMTDYQLGNLKEDIKVEHLSGAYEVFVRNNELNELYGIRHKDKPHSYKAPFESLLNKVLNNKDLSVKYAQVDPNDPKKEIFITDEEQSNLAKQKAEELKEAFKDWIYKDYARRTHLEQIYNDTFNNLVLKTYDGSRLELEGFNHNIKLRPHQKNAIFRTIQDKAVCLDHQVGAGKTLCAIASCMEQKRMGLVNKTLIAVPNHLTKQWGDEFYKAYPNANVLVVGSKDITEKERELLFNQIANNNYDAVIIAHTHLELLSNPRGIIEELKEEELVNAEKNFERQELAYKNNPRETKKPNERAFKNKLDKIRAKYDAILEKQGSHIDISQMGIDNLIVDEAHLFKNLAFETSMEKIAGLGNQQGSNRARDLLIKTRYLHQNNKKIMFLTGTPIANSLSEMYHLQRYLTPDVLKERDLEFFDDWAKTYGEVVNDFELDTSAQSYKMVNRFSKFSDVQGLSTMYRAFADIVSNDDILKHNPHFVPKVYGDKPINMVVKRSEEVAQFIGVADENGKYNEGSIIDRMQKCEGKKNKKGQDNILSCTTDARKVALDYRLIDPNAKVEKEFSKSYAMAENIYENYLETHATKGTQLGFIGLSTPKTHSQKVSLEAPDSTHGIENKNPLDEAQELLESLSSYDENGNLIAPSKKELENELKEKKAKNVDLDEELAKGCSFDVYSDVLRHLVQMGIPQNEIAFIHDAKTEEQKQDLFKKLNRGEVRVLLGSPAKMGVGTNVQERLVAMHELDCPWRPDELLQMEGRGIRQGNILHQNDPENFRMKIYRYATEKTYDSRMWQIIETKSKGIEQFRNAHKLGLNELEDFTMGSSNASEMKAEATGNPLIIEEVKLRAEIKSEEAKYKAFNKEHYFNEENLKNNSSQWDYLKQELKDLETLQSSVMIPIHTEIKLYDLKNEESKDYELIKVKEVEPLKENASMSEELTHKKLKEQNKQIAEQNKEKLDAIKKQFASNLNDLFFNEERDCKLLEYKGFVVNAYKTKYQVEFSLNPKDNPNIAYSPSNMVYKNDTSQLFSSYNFCGEIKFDGFLKRLDNAITKLPEKIKELENSIKITQENIAKYTRLVEQRPPYPRLEYLQALKWDHKTLIDDLAKMSKDRDYKPVFNPKSQEVLEKMNAEKRASLENEREEIKEQANQEAHRPMKKAANDDYGMGM, encoded by the coding sequence ATGCAAAAAAAGAAACCCAAAAACCCGCAACCGAATTTATTTAGCATCTTAGATAATAGTGATATTGCCATAAGCAACCCTACTGAAGAATCAGACAAGGTTAATGAAAAACAAGATCCACTCCCCTATGTCGTGAAAACTCAGATCAATACAGCAAGCATGATTTCTAGAAATCCTATTGAATGGGCAAAGTATTTAAGCTTTGAAAAACGAATATATAAGGATAATAGTAAAGAAGATGTTAGGTTCTTTGCTAATGGTGAGATAAAAGAAAGTTCTCGTGTTTATGAAGCGAATAAGGAAGGGTTTGAAAGGCGCATCACTAAAAGATACGATCTGATTGACACTATAAACAACAAAGAGTTTTTTTCAAAAGAAATTGAAATTCTAACCCACACAAACAGCTTAGAAGAATTGAAAGAACAAGGTTTAGAAATCCAATTGATCCACCACAATGAAACGCATCAAAAAACCTTAGAAAATGGCAATGAAATCGCTAAAGAATACGACTATCTTAAAGACATTTACCAAGAAGTAGAAACAACAAAAGATGGTAAATTAATAAGAGAAATAGTCCCCAGTATTTCTAGCGATGAATATTTTAAGCTCTATAACAAACTGTCTTTTGAATCAATAAACAATGAAAATACCAAATTGAACACTAACGCCAATGAAGAAATTAAAAAACTAGAATTTGAATTGGCTAAAGAAGTGCATGCTTTAATCCTAGAGCAAGAATTGCTTTCAGCAACAGATTATTATTCTTGGATAGACAAAGATGATTATGCGAATTTTGCTTGGAAAATAAGCAGGCTTATCAATGAAAATAAACTCAAAGAAAACCATCTCAGCGCAGATAACGCTAATAAGATTAAGCAATTTTTCTTTAATAATGGTTCTATTTTAGGCTGGACTAAAGAAGAACAAAGCGCTATGCAAGAAAACACAGATTACTCTTTAAAAAGCGATCTTTTAAGTTTAGAAGAAATCGCTCAAGCAAAAATTGAATTGCAAAAATACTATGAAAGCGTTTATGTTAATGGCGATGGGAATCAAAGAGACATCAAGCCTTTCAAAGAAATTTTAAGAGACATGAACAATTTTGAAAAAGCTTATCAACAGCGTTATAACGAATTGGTTAGCTTGAATGAAGCAATCATTCAAGCTAAAGAGGGTAGCAATGAGCGGCAAAATTATAGCGCAAACAACAATAACCTTATTAACAACACAATAGAGACTAATACTTCTAACAATATTATTAAAAATAATGATAATAATCATCCAAATTTAAGCTTGGCTGATTTAGAATTAGAGCAACAAAATTTAGGAGAACCAAATGGAAAAGAAAGAACGAATCGCGCAGATGAGCCGAGCAGAGCTAGAGCAGGAATTCCGCAAGAAATTCACCGCAGAAGCGAACATGGAGGACAACAAGAGGGAATGGAGCGATCGAGTGATGAAGAACTTTCACACCAAGACCCTAATCTATTTATTGAGCCTAGAGAGCAGGGAGGAACAAGAGGAGTTTATAGATCTAGCGACCAACAGGCAGTTTCAGAAAAACCCCATAGAGAGCGAGATAGATTACATGAACATGTATTTGGAGGAGATAGAGTATCAGCAAGAGCGGATGGCAATGGCGCATCAAGTCAAGCAAACCGAATGGAAAATGGAGCAAGAAGCGAAGAAAAAGGGGATAATCCCCCAAATGAGAGAGGAATACCACAGCCACCGCAATCCCCATCTCATCAACAAAATAGCTCCAGAGATTTGGGGCTTTCTCTCTCTAGAGAACAGCCAGGACAGACTGGACGCTTACGCCTTTTTGATCATGGACAGGTGGGCTCATTATTTCCCACAGACCATGAAAACCAAAGATCACAGAACAATAATGAGCTTGATAAAAGCAGTGATAGAGCAAACGAAAATGGAGACAGAAGCCCTAGACAGAATGGAAGCGCAAATCAAAAGGGCGCAAGGGGTGAGCGATTTGGAATTGCTCAAGGAAGCTCAAATCAATCAGTATTATTACCTGCTCAAAGCCGATTACATCATGCAGGACTCAGCGCACCAAATGGACTTAGAAACCTTGAACAAAACAGGGATCAAAAGAGAGGACTTTTATCAAATTTAAACCATTTAGAAAGCTTGCTTAACGCTATTAGAAACAACACTATAGCGAGCGAGCCTGACTTTAGATCCAGGCTCTTAGAAGCCATTCAAAACAACGAGCCTTTAAAAGATAGCCTTGTGGGGGCACAACTCCTTAAAGACCCTACGACTAAAATCTTTTATGACAAATTCCAATTAAAAATCAGCCCTAAAAAAGTCTTAGAGATTTTAGAAAATCGCATTCAAAAATCCATTGAAACAACAAATGAAGCCTTAAACGCATTCAACGCGCCAGATAGTCAAGCCATTGATTTAAACGCTATCTCTAATAGCATAGGATTAAATCCCACACAAGAGAGTGGGATAACAGACAATAGCGTAGAGTTAAATAACGCTCAAGAACAAACCGCGCAAGAGCAAGACACGCAAGAAAACGCGCAAACCACGATAAAACAAGAAACACAAGAGCAAGAAACACCAACCACGCCAGCTATCCCCCTTAATCCTAAAATAGATTTTAAGCCGAGCGAAGAAGTTTTAATTAAAGGAGCTAAAACCCGCTATAAGGCTAACATAAAAGCTATTAGGCTTTTAAAAGAATTGCAAACCAAACAAGAGATCTTAAAAGGCGATTATTACGCCACTTTAAAAGAGCAAGAAATCCTAGCGCAATTTAGCGGATGGGGCGCTTTAGAGAGCTACTTTAAAAAAGATCAACACCCTGAAGAATTTGAAGAATTAAAAGCCTTACTCACTAAAGATGAATTCAGAAGAGCTTATTTGAGCACAAGAGACGCTTACTACACCCCTAAATTGGTTATTGATAGCATTTATCAGGCTTTAGATCGATTAGGGTTTAATCAAAACAACCATCAAAAAGAAATCTTTGAACCCAGTTTAGGCACAGGCAAATTCATCGCTCATGCGCCAAGCGATAAGAATTACCGCTTTATGGGAACAGAATTAGATCCTATTAGCGCTAATATTTCTCAATTCCTTTACCCTAATCAAGTCATCCAAAACACCGCTTTAGAAAACCACGAATTCTATCAAGAATACGATGCGTTTGTGGGCAATCCTCCTTATGGCAATCATAAAATCTATAGCTCTAATGACAAAGAATTGAGTAACGAGAGCGTTCATAATTACTTTTTAGGGAAAGCTATCAAAGAATTGAAAGATGATGGCATAGGGGCGTTTGTGGTGAGTTCTTGGTTTATGGATGCTAAAAACCCTAAAATGAGAGAACACATCGCGCAAAACGCCACCTTTTTAGGCGCGATAAGACTGCCTAATAGCGTGTTTAAAGCAACAGGAGCAGAAGTAACTAGCGACATTGTGTTTTTCAAAAAAGGCGTTGAAAAAGCAACCAATCAAAGCTTCACTAAAGCTATGCCCTATTATGACAAGATCATTAATAGCTTGGACGATGAAACCCTTTTTGCCTTGCAAAACAACCGCTTTGATAGTTTTATCCCTAGCGATCAACTTAAGATTGTCAATGCGGTTGCAAGCCATTTTGGTTTCAAACAAGAAAAATTGCAACGCTGGTATGAAAAAATAGACACCGCTAACTTTGGCTACAGAGAACAAGACTATAAGATCATCAAAGGCTTCATGGATAAAGTTGGCGAGAATAATATCCATCTCAACGAACAAACCCTAAATGAATACTTTATCCACCACCCTGAAAACATTCTAGGGCATTTGAGTTTGGAAAAAACCCGCTATAGCTTTGAAATCAATGGCGAACAAATTTATAAATACGAGTTGCAAGCCTTAGAAGATGAGAGCTTGGATTTATCCCAAGCGCTTCAACAAGCGATAGAAAAATTGCCTAAAGATGTCTATCAATACCATAAGACTACCCTTAAAACAGACGCTCTCATCATTGATGCAAATAACGAACGCTATCAAGAAGTTCAAAAGCTTATCAAAAATTTAGAAAGGGGGGAATTAGTCAAGTGGGATAATCTTTATTTCCAACTAGAACAAAATAATGAAATGGGAATCTTTTTAAAACCCACTAAAATCAACTCTAAAGTCCAAGATTCACGACTAAAAGCCTATTTTAAAATCAAAGACGCTTTGAATGATTTAACGAGCGCGGAATTAAACCCCTTAAGCTCTGATTTAGAGCTAGAAAACAAGAGGGCTAAACTCAATCTTGTTTATGATGGATTTGTCAAGAAATTTGGCTATCTCAATGAAAACAAAAACCGCAAGGACATCAAACAAGATTTGTATGGCGCTAAAGTCTTAGGATTAGAAAAAGACTTTGAAAAAGAAATCACCCCTAGAAGCGCTAAAATGCAAAACATAGAGCCAAGGCAAGCTCAAGCTAAAAAAGCTCAAATCTTTTTTGAAAGGACTTTGAACCCTAAAAAAGAACTCATCATCACTAACGCTAAAGAGGCGTTAATTGCAAGCATCAATCAAAAAGGGGGTTTGGATTTGCATTTCATTAGGGATCATTTCACAACCCAAAGTTTAGAAACCACGATCAAAGAACTTTTAGAGCAAAAACTTATTTATAAAGACCACAAGGATAATGGCGACTATGTTTTAGCGAACGATTATTTGAGCGGCAATGTAAAAAGAAAACTCAAAGAAGTTAAAGAAGCCATTAATCAAGGCGTGGAGGGATTAGAGGCTAATGTGAAAGATCTAGAGCTGATTGTCCCTAAAGATTTGAAAGCCACTGAAATCATGGCTCATATCAACAGCCCTTGGATACCCACTCAGTATTTAGAAGAGTTTTTAATAGAATTGAGCGCTAACCATTATGAAAAGCAATACGGCGATAAAATGACAGATTACCAACTAGGCAATCTCAAAGAAGACATCAAAGTAGAACACCTAAGCGGTGCTTATGAAGTTTTTGTTAGAAACAATGAATTAAACGAGCTTTATGGTATCAGGCATAAAGACAAACCGCATTCTTATAAAGCGCCTTTTGAAAGCCTTTTAAATAAAGTCTTAAACAACAAGGATTTGAGCGTTAAATACGCCCAAGTTGATCCTAATGACCCTAAAAAAGAAATTTTTATCACTGATGAAGAGCAAAGCAATCTCGCCAAACAAAAAGCAGAAGAATTGAAAGAAGCCTTTAAAGACTGGATTTACAAAGACTATGCAAGAAGAACCCATTTGGAGCAAATCTATAATGACACTTTCAATAACCTGGTTTTAAAAACCTATGATGGCTCGCGATTAGAACTAGAGGGCTTTAATCATAATATCAAATTGCGCCCCCACCAAAAGAACGCTATTTTTAGAACCATCCAAGATAAGGCGGTGTGTTTAGACCATCAGGTTGGAGCAGGCAAGACTTTGTGCGCTATAGCCAGTTGCATGGAACAAAAACGCATGGGATTAGTGAATAAAACGCTCATTGCCGTGCCTAACCATTTAACCAAGCAATGGGGCGATGAATTTTATAAGGCTTACCCTAACGCTAATGTGTTAGTTGTTGGTAGCAAGGACATCACTGAAAAAGAAAGAGAGCTTTTATTCAATCAAATCGCTAACAACAATTATGACGCTGTGATTATCGCGCACACCCATTTGGAATTATTGTCTAACCCTAGAGGAATCATAGAAGAATTGAAAGAAGAAGAGCTAGTGAATGCCGAAAAAAACTTTGAAAGGCAAGAACTGGCTTATAAAAATAACCCTAGAGAAACTAAAAAACCCAATGAAAGAGCCTTTAAAAACAAGCTGGATAAAATCCGTGCTAAATACGATGCGATTTTAGAAAAACAAGGCTCTCATATTGATATTAGTCAAATGGGGATTGACAATTTGATCGTGGATGAAGCCCACTTATTCAAAAATCTAGCCTTTGAAACTTCTATGGAAAAAATTGCAGGGCTTGGTAACCAACAAGGCTCTAATCGCGCCAGAGATTTGTTGATTAAAACGCGCTACTTGCATCAAAACAATAAGAAAATCATGTTTTTAACCGGCACGCCTATAGCTAATTCCTTAAGTGAAATGTATCACTTGCAACGCTATTTAACCCCTGATGTGTTAAAAGAAAGAGATTTAGAATTCTTTGATGATTGGGCAAAGACTTATGGGGAAGTGGTGAATGATTTTGAATTAGACACTTCCGCTCAAAGTTATAAAATGGTTAATCGCTTTTCTAAATTTAGCGATGTGCAAGGCTTAAGCACCATGTATAGAGCTTTTGCGGATATTGTCTCCAATGATGATATTTTAAAGCATAACCCCCACTTTGTGCCTAAAGTGTATGGGGATAAACCTATCAATATGGTGGTGAAAAGAAGCGAAGAAGTGGCTCAATTTATTGGCGTGGCGGATGAAAATGGCAAATATAATGAAGGCTCTATCATTGATAGGATGCAAAAATGCGAAGGCAAGAAAAATAAAAAAGGGCAAGACAATATCCTTTCTTGCACCACAGACGCTAGAAAAGTGGCTTTGGATTACCGCTTGATTGATCCAAACGCTAAAGTGGAAAAAGAATTTTCTAAAAGCTATGCTATGGCAGAAAATATCTATGAGAATTATTTAGAAACTCATGCCACTAAAGGCACACAACTTGGTTTCATAGGGCTATCCACACCCAAAACCCATAGCCAAAAAGTCAGTTTAGAAGCGCCAGATAGCACTCATGGAATAGAAAACAAAAATCCCCTAGATGAAGCTCAAGAGCTTTTAGAGAGCTTGTCTAGCTATGATGAAAATGGCAATCTCATCGCGCCTAGCAAGAAAGAATTAGAAAACGAACTCAAAGAGAAAAAGGCAAAAAATGTTGATTTAGATGAAGAGCTAGCTAAAGGCTGTTCGTTTGATGTTTATAGCGATGTTTTAAGGCATTTAGTCCAAATGGGTATCCCACAAAATGAAATCGCTTTCATCCATGACGCTAAAACCGAAGAGCAAAAGCAGGATTTGTTCAAAAAGCTCAATCGTGGCGAAGTCAGGGTTTTATTGGGCAGTCCTGCTAAAATGGGCGTAGGCACTAATGTGCAAGAAAGATTAGTCGCTATGCATGAATTAGATTGCCCATGGAGGCCTGATGAATTGTTGCAAATGGAAGGGCGTGGGATAAGGCAAGGCAATATTTTACACCAAAATGATCCTGAAAACTTTAGAATGAAAATCTATCGCTACGCCACTGAAAAGACTTACGATAGCCGTATGTGGCAAATCATAGAAACTAAATCTAAAGGCATAGAGCAATTTAGAAACGCGCACAAATTAGGCTTGAATGAATTAGAAGACTTCACTATGGGGAGTTCTAATGCGAGTGAGATGAAAGCAGAAGCGACAGGCAATCCCTTGATTATTGAAGAAGTCAAATTGAGAGCGGAGATTAAAAGCGAAGAAGCAAAATACAAAGCCTTCAATAAAGAGCATTACTTCAATGAAGAGAATTTGAAAAACAACTCTTCTCAATGGGATTATCTCAAACAGGAATTGAAAGATTTAGAAACGCTTCAAAGCTCTGTAATGATCCCCATTCATACAGAGATCAAGCTCTATGATTTGAAAAATGAAGAGAGTAAGGATTATGAGCTTATCAAAGTTAAAGAAGTAGAGCCTTTAAAAGAAAACGCCTCTATGAGTGAAGAATTAACGCACAAAAAACTCAAAGAACAAAACAAGCAAATAGCCGAACAAAATAAAGAAAAGCTAGACGCTATTAAAAAGCAATTTGCAAGCAATTTGAACGACTTGTTTTTCAATGAGGAAAGAGATTGTAAGCTTTTAGAATACAAGGGCTTTGTGGTGAATGCTTATAAAACTAAGTATCAAGTGGAGTTTAGTTTAAACCCTAAAGACAATCCAAATATTGCCTATAGCCCTAGCAATATGGTTTATAAAAACGATACTAGCCAACTGTTTAGCTCTTATAATTTCTGCGGCGAGATTAAATTTGATGGGTTTTTAAAAAGATTGGATAACGCTATCACTAAACTCCCTGAAAAAATCAAGGAATTAGAAAACTCCATTAAAATCACTCAAGAAAATATCGCTAAATACACAAGATTAGTGGAACAAAGACCTCCTTACCCACGACTAGAATACTTGCAAGCTTTAAAATGGGATCATAAAACTCTAATAGATGATTTAGCTAAAATGAGCAAAGACAGAGATTATAAGCCTGTGTTCAACCCTAAATCTCAAGAAGTCTTAGAGAAAATGAACGCTGAAAAAAGAGCGAGTTTAGAGAATGAGAGGGAAGAGATAAAAGAACAAGCTAACCAAGAAGCGCATAGGCCAATGAAAAAAGCGGCTAATGATGATTACGGCATGGGGATGTGA
- a CDS encoding ParA family protein encodes MIITIANEKGGSGKSTLCLNLCVQLLLDKKDIAALDTDSQKSLEVFNNIRSETILPNFTLFNRTGNITDTLKQMMDKYEYILIDTKGEHSKESQRAMLLSDWVLIPTTPSQLDTAVLLDMLERIRDIQALNENLKACIVMNRIPTIPTLKEKKALIDFINQNNANESVFLMDNLLSERIAYRRSVSEGMGVMEYNDNKAKNKWSQFYGELIGYLGGKK; translated from the coding sequence ATGATAATCACCATAGCTAACGAAAAAGGGGGGAGCGGTAAATCCACTTTGTGCTTGAACTTGTGCGTTCAATTATTGCTAGACAAGAAAGATATTGCCGCATTAGACACTGATAGCCAAAAGAGTTTGGAAGTGTTTAACAATATTAGGAGTGAAACAATTTTGCCCAATTTCACGCTCTTTAATCGCACAGGCAATATCACAGACACCTTAAAACAGATGATGGATAAATACGAATACATTCTTATTGACACTAAAGGCGAACATTCCAAAGAAAGCCAAAGGGCTATGCTATTGAGCGATTGGGTGCTAATACCCACCACGCCAAGCCAACTAGACACAGCGGTGCTATTAGACATGCTAGAAAGGATTAGAGACATCCAAGCGTTGAATGAAAATTTGAAAGCTTGTATTGTGATGAACCGTATCCCTACTATCCCCACCCTTAAAGAGAAAAAAGCCCTCATTGATTTCATCAACCAAAATAACGCTAATGAGAGCGTGTTTTTAATGGATAATCTATTAAGCGAAAGGATAGCTTATAGGCGTTCAGTGAGTGAAGGTATGGGCGTGATGGAATACAATGACAATAAAGCTAAAAACAAATGGTCTCAATTCTATGGTGAATTGATTGGGTATTTAGGGGGAAAAAAATGA
- a CDS encoding relaxase/mobilization nuclease domain-containing protein: MALEKSYSKNFESDELFDYEIIKPKKTLKIQYTYAKRYHKEVEKFAKNLTQLVQEKFMRLREPQKQVVIKNIGNMTRLHSKRAMDYIAKHGELVRDEFFYEVNYNDIAEQWNEQFERILEKNSRIKNCALHLVFSIDENCNEKILKALELSVYQTLTNTLGYDYPFIMKLHAHQNNPHAHVIINKTNKITNKQLRFNSKDSCKEFYHTLRETFKDYLFANSKGELQYSNTPNIYRAIKNIETELDALETQARNNKSFRHENYFYKVFGSVTSQIESLKKRENALSDHLDNLKSLLEKTHWEKEKFTPPTNEKELNQQLKEIKWLNKESLTPKNTYKKIQKLAVCKSPLIKDYLYTIKKLFATQKKIIDLEKDYKDLKILKEEFSKDLEADLSHSKKRFELYTKLKSMSKVFTSKNIVKNLEKIALDFKSDRHSILQRAFEFFRYMNYQNLSLTDKSNMFLVAKFFKDSALLVNIVRFEMKKIDDSVKNSNPQDNLLDKQVWLNLLEHLKRLEEENYCFTKKRKEFLETRAMELSKDLKFLTQANENDLPIYERGQKDKIIKRCEKSLNFLQKELQCFKTLSKSASITLESLQNNHQITAVTQDTQENTNTLKKIPLKDFNKTTNEPISPNNNYEMDF, encoded by the coding sequence ATGGCGTTAGAAAAAAGTTATAGTAAAAACTTTGAAAGCGATGAGCTTTTTGATTATGAGATCATCAAGCCCAAAAAGACGCTTAAGATACAATACACTTATGCTAAACGCTACCATAAGGAAGTAGAAAAGTTTGCTAAAAATTTAACCCAACTTGTACAAGAAAAATTCATGCGTTTAAGAGAGCCACAAAAACAAGTGGTCATCAAAAACATAGGCAATATGACACGCTTGCATTCAAAAAGGGCGATGGATTATATCGCTAAACATGGTGAGCTAGTGAGAGATGAATTTTTTTATGAAGTTAATTATAATGATATAGCGGAGCAATGGAATGAGCAATTTGAAAGAATATTAGAAAAGAATAGCCGTATTAAAAATTGCGCTTTACATCTAGTGTTTAGCATTGATGAAAATTGTAATGAAAAAATTTTAAAAGCTTTGGAATTAAGCGTGTATCAAACACTCACTAACACGCTAGGTTATGATTACCCTTTTATAATGAAACTCCATGCGCACCAAAACAATCCGCATGCGCATGTGATTATCAACAAAACTAACAAAATTACCAATAAGCAACTACGCTTTAATTCTAAAGACAGCTGCAAAGAGTTTTACCACACACTAAGAGAAACATTTAAAGATTATTTATTTGCTAACTCAAAAGGCGAATTGCAATATTCTAACACGCCTAATATTTATAGGGCGATTAAAAACATAGAAACAGAGTTAGATGCACTAGAAACACAGGCTAGAAACAATAAGAGTTTTAGGCATGAAAACTATTTTTATAAAGTTTTTGGCAGTGTAACTTCTCAAATAGAGAGCTTGAAAAAAAGAGAAAATGCTCTATCTGATCATTTAGATAATCTAAAAAGTTTATTGGAAAAAACACATTGGGAAAAAGAAAAATTCACGCCCCCAACAAATGAAAAAGAACTTAACCAACAACTTAAAGAAATAAAATGGTTAAATAAAGAATCTTTAACCCCTAAAAACACTTATAAAAAAATTCAAAAATTGGCTGTCTGTAAAAGCCCTTTAATAAAAGACTATCTTTATACCATCAAAAAACTTTTTGCCACGCAAAAAAAGATTATAGATTTAGAAAAAGATTATAAAGATTTAAAAATCTTAAAGGAAGAATTTAGCAAAGATTTAGAAGCTGATTTATCCCATTCAAAAAAACGCTTTGAGCTTTACACTAAACTAAAAAGCATGAGCAAAGTTTTCACAAGTAAAAATATTGTTAAAAATTTAGAAAAAATTGCTTTAGATTTTAAAAGCGATAGGCATAGTATTTTGCAAAGAGCTTTTGAATTTTTTAGGTATATGAATTATCAAAATTTAAGCTTGACTGATAAAAGTAATATGTTTTTAGTGGCTAAGTTTTTTAAAGATAGCGCTTTACTTGTTAATATTGTTAGGTTTGAAATGAAAAAGATAGATGATAGCGTTAAAAATTCTAACCCACAAGACAATTTATTAGACAAACAAGTTTGGCTCAATCTTTTAGAACATTTAAAAAGACTTGAAGAGGAAAACTATTGTTTTACTAAGAAGCGAAAAGAATTCTTAGAGACTAGAGCGATGGAGCTATCAAAAGATTTGAAATTTTTAACGCAAGCTAATGAAAATGATTTGCCCATTTATGAAAGAGGGCAAAAGGATAAAATCATCAAACGCTGTGAAAAATCGCTTAATTTTTTACAGAAAGAATTACAATGTTTTAAAACTTTATCAAAAAGCGCAAGCATAACTTTAGAAAGCTTGCAAAATAACCATCAAATCACAGCCGTTACACAAGACACACAAGAAAACACAAACACGCTCAAAAAAATACCACTCAAAGATTTTAACAAAACTACTAATGAACCTATAAGCCCTAACAATAACTATGAAATGGATTTTTAA